A region of Vitis vinifera cultivar Pinot Noir 40024 chromosome 13, ASM3070453v1 DNA encodes the following proteins:
- the LOC100248183 gene encoding GDSL esterase/lipase At5g03610 isoform X2: MEKESHFFIVCFCLFICFKTIATASWMGIRSPTPYRWRKMENTSLEYGMNFAFGGTGVFDTLVSAPNMTIQIDLFQRQLQKKLYTKVDLNSSIALVSLAGNDYTAYLARNGTTEGLSAFTKSMIKQLGLNLQRIQGLGVRKIAVMNIQPLGCLPSETISDLYKNCSTSGNSVALFHNQVLEKTVEKLNNKSKESVFVILNMYKAFLSALKKQASQPGTLKFKDPLRPCCEAVSTGYKCGNTEHGKRMYVVCNNPNSTFFWDDVHPSQAGWRAVYLALKSSAYSLALM; encoded by the exons ATGGAGAAGGAAAGCCACTTCTTCATCGTCTGTTTTTGTCTCTTCATTTGCTTTAAAACTATTGCTACAG CTTCATGGATGGGTATAAGGTCCCCTACACCATATAGATGGAGAAAAATGGAGAATACATCCCTGGAATATGGAATGAATTTTGCTTTCGGAGGGACCGGGGTCTTTGATACCCTGGTCAGTGCACCAAACATGACAATCCAAATCGATCTTTTTCAAAGACAACTCCAAAAGAAACTCTATACCAAGGTTGATCTTAACTCCTCCATTGCTCTGGTATCTCTGGCCGGCAATGACTATACTGCATACCTTGCCAGAAATGGCACTACTGAG GGTTTGTCAGCCTTCACTAAATCAATGATTAAGCAGCTTGGCTTGAACCTACAACGCATTCAAGGTTTAGGAGTGCGGAAAATAGCGGTTATGAATATACAGCCTCTTGGATGTTTGCCTTCAGAAACTATCTCAGATTTGTACAAGAATTGCAGCACATCGGGCAATTCAGTTGCCTTGTTTCACAACCAAGTATTGGAGAAAACCGTGGAAAAGCTGAACAACAAGAGCAAGGAATCTGTGTTTGTAATTCTCAACATGTACAAGGCATTTTTGTCTGCATTGAAGAAGCAAGCGAGCCAACCAG GAACTCTGAAGTTTAAGGATCCATTGAGGCCATGTTGCGAAGCAGTGAGTACTGGATATAAATGCGGGAACACAGAGCATGGAAAGAGGATGTACGTTGTATGCAACAACCCCAACTCAACATTCTTTTGGGATGATGTTCACCCTTCGCAGGCAGGCTGGCGTGCAGTTTACTTAGCATTAAAATCTTCCGCATACTCACTTGCTCTTATGTAG
- the LOC100248183 gene encoding GDSL esterase/lipase At5g03610 isoform X1, with product MEKESHFFIVCFCLFICFKTIATEAHAHGFTKLFVFGDSYVDTGNRNFSARSWNQPYGITLPGKPAGHYSNGRVFSDYIASWMGIRSPTPYRWRKMENTSLEYGMNFAFGGTGVFDTLVSAPNMTIQIDLFQRQLQKKLYTKVDLNSSIALVSLAGNDYTAYLARNGTTEGLSAFTKSMIKQLGLNLQRIQGLGVRKIAVMNIQPLGCLPSETISDLYKNCSTSGNSVALFHNQVLEKTVEKLNNKSKESVFVILNMYKAFLSALKKQASQPGTLKFKDPLRPCCEAVSTGYKCGNTEHGKRMYVVCNNPNSTFFWDDVHPSQAGWRAVYLALKSSAYSLALM from the exons ATGGAGAAGGAAAGCCACTTCTTCATCGTCTGTTTTTGTCTCTTCATTTGCTTTAAAACTATTGCTACAG AAGCTCATGCTCATGGCTTCACCAAGCTTTTCGTGTTTGGAGACTCCTATGTTGATACTGGGAATAGGAATTTCAGTGCTAGGTCATGGAACCAACCATATGGAATCACTCTTCCTGGTAAACCGGCTGGCCACTACTCAAACGGTCGCGTCTTCAGTGACTACATAG CTTCATGGATGGGTATAAGGTCCCCTACACCATATAGATGGAGAAAAATGGAGAATACATCCCTGGAATATGGAATGAATTTTGCTTTCGGAGGGACCGGGGTCTTTGATACCCTGGTCAGTGCACCAAACATGACAATCCAAATCGATCTTTTTCAAAGACAACTCCAAAAGAAACTCTATACCAAGGTTGATCTTAACTCCTCCATTGCTCTGGTATCTCTGGCCGGCAATGACTATACTGCATACCTTGCCAGAAATGGCACTACTGAG GGTTTGTCAGCCTTCACTAAATCAATGATTAAGCAGCTTGGCTTGAACCTACAACGCATTCAAGGTTTAGGAGTGCGGAAAATAGCGGTTATGAATATACAGCCTCTTGGATGTTTGCCTTCAGAAACTATCTCAGATTTGTACAAGAATTGCAGCACATCGGGCAATTCAGTTGCCTTGTTTCACAACCAAGTATTGGAGAAAACCGTGGAAAAGCTGAACAACAAGAGCAAGGAATCTGTGTTTGTAATTCTCAACATGTACAAGGCATTTTTGTCTGCATTGAAGAAGCAAGCGAGCCAACCAG GAACTCTGAAGTTTAAGGATCCATTGAGGCCATGTTGCGAAGCAGTGAGTACTGGATATAAATGCGGGAACACAGAGCATGGAAAGAGGATGTACGTTGTATGCAACAACCCCAACTCAACATTCTTTTGGGATGATGTTCACCCTTCGCAGGCAGGCTGGCGTGCAGTTTACTTAGCATTAAAATCTTCCGCATACTCACTTGCTCTTATGTAG
- the LOC100246459 gene encoding GDSL esterase/lipase At5g03610 — protein sequence MDHQPLFICLFLLLSVIISAAGAYVDANRSIKLFVFGDSYVDTGNRDSTARSWKEPYGITYPRIPAGHFSDGQVFTEYIGVFDTLVAAPNITKQIDLFEQLVQEKIYTTDDLKFSTALVSASGNDYGIYLARGGSLEGLPAFIVSVVNQLGSDLQRIHDLGVPRVAIMGIQPLGCLPQFTKEYSYEKCNSTGNLVALFHNLLLTTMVEELKPESKFVVLLMYDAFISAMKKFENETETSKSKNPLRPCCTGITSEYRCGDVKNGEKKYNVCRVPKLAFFWDSFHPTQAGWDAIVSELGSSIVSLF from the exons ATGGACCACCAACCCCTCTTCATCTGCCTTTTTCTCTTGCTTTCTGTTATAATATCTGCTGCAG GGGCTTATGTAGATGCTAATCGCTCCATCAAACTTTTTGTGTTTGGGGACTCGTATGTCGATACCGGGAATAGGGATTCCACAGCTAGGTCATGGAAAGAACCGTATGGAATTACTTATCCTCGTATACCTGCTGGTCACTTCTCTGACGGCCAAGTCTTCACTGAATACATAG GCGTCTTCGACACACTGGTTGCTGCACCAAACATTACAAAACAAATCGATTTGTTTGAACAACTCGTTCAAGAGAAAATCTATACCACAGACGACCTTAAGTTCTCCACTGCTCTGGTATCCGCTTCTGGCAATGATTATGGCATCTACCTTGCTAGAGGTGGAAGTCTTGAG GGTTTGCCAGCCTTCATTGTATCTGTTGTTAACCAGCTTGGCTCGGATCTACAACGTATTCATGATTTGGGAGTGCCGAGAGTAGCCATTATGGGAATACAGCCTCTTGGATGTTTGCCTCAATTTACAAAGGAATACTCATACGAGAAATGTAATTCAACAGGAAACTTGGTTGCACTGTTTCACAACCTATTACTAACTACTATGGTAGAGGAGCTGAAGCCTGAATCTAAATTTGTGGTGCTTCTTATGTACGATGCATTCATATCTGCAATGAAGAAATTTGAAAACGAAACAG AAACTTCAAAGTCGAAGAATCCATTGAGGCCATGTTGCACAGGTATAACAAGCGAATACAGGTGTGGGGACGTAAAGAACGGGGAGAAGAAATACAATGTATGCAGGGTTCCGAAGTTGGCATTCTTTTGGGATTCGTTTCACCCTACACAAGCGGGCTGGGATGCCATTGTCTCAGAGCTAGGATCTTCTATCGTAAGCCTCTTCTAG